From a region of the Pongo abelii isolate AG06213 chromosome 9, NHGRI_mPonAbe1-v2.0_pri, whole genome shotgun sequence genome:
- the HEPN1 gene encoding putative cancer susceptibility gene HEPN1 protein, with the protein MGNRGLGIAPRVDGESELEFRRLGMQGPLEALRRRGQNTQRASFSFSFLIALSPHTVDYCHSYELFNRWWHGHVLATQRPSLFILILV; encoded by the coding sequence ATGGGTAACAGGGGCCTTGGAATTGCTCCACGGGTTGATGGCGAATCAGAGCTGGAGTTTAGGAGGCTAGGGATGCAAGGACCCTTGGAGGCATTAAGGAGGAGGGGACAGAATACGCAGAGGGCCTCCTTCTCTTTCAGCTTTTTAATTGCCCTCTCTCCTCACACAGTAGATTACTGCCACTCCTATGAACTGTTCAATAGGTGGTGGCATGGGCATGTCCTGGCTACACAGCGGCCCAGCCTCTTTATTTTGATATTAGTGTGA
- the HEPACAM gene encoding hepatic and glial cell adhesion molecule produces MDFSLMHRANRDSQLLLGLLRGIGLIPTTSSTKADPLEGVNITSPVRLIHGTVGKSALLSVQYSSTSSDRPVVKWQLKRDKPVTVVQSIGTEVIGTLRPDYRDRIRLFENGSLLLSDLQLADEGTYEVEISITDDTFTGEKTINLTVDVPISRPQVLVASTTVLELSEAFTLNCSHENGTKPSYTWLKDGKPLLNDSRMLLSPDQKVLTITRVLMEDDDLYSCVVENPISQGRSLPVKITVYRRSSLYIILSTGGIFLLVTLVTVCACWKPSKRKQKKLEKQNSLEYMDQNDDRLKPEGELPATHSPLPSTLRSVGCWEKAELGDKENSSAGTLPPPTARRLQRRERFGQADTLPRSGEQERKNPMALYILKDKDSPEPEENPAPEPRSATEPGPPGYSVSPAVPGRSPGLPIRSARRYPRSPARSPATGRTHTSPPRAPSSPGRSRSASRTLRTAGVHIIREQDEAGPVEISA; encoded by the exons ACCCCCTGGAGGGGGTGAACATCACCAGCCCCGTGCGCCTGATCCATGGCACCGTGGGGAAGTCGGCTCTGCTTTCTGTGCAGTACAGCAGTACCAGCAGCGACAGGCCTGTAGTGAAGTGGCAGCTGAAGCGGGACAAGCCAGTGACCGTGGTGCAGTCCATTGGCACGGAGGTCATCGGCACACTGCGGCCTGACTATCGAGACCGTATCCGGCTCTTTGAAAATGGCTCCCTGCTTCTCAGCGACTTGCAGCTGGCCGATGAGGGCACCTATGAGGTCGAGATCTCCATCACCGACGACACCTTCACTGGGGAGAAGACCATCAACCTTACTGTAGATG TGCCCATTTCGAGGCCACAGGTGTTGGTGGCTTCAACCACTGTGCTGGAGCTCAGCGAGGCCTTCACCTTGAACTGCTCACACGAGAATGGCACCAAGCCCAGCTACACCTGGCTGAAGGATGGCAAGCCCCTCCTCAATGACTCGAGAATGCTCCTGTCCCCCGACCAAAAGGTGCTCACCATCACCCGCGTGCTCATGGAGGACGATGACCTGTACAGCTGCGTGGTGGAGAACCCCATCAGCCAGGGCCGCAGCCTGCCCGTCAAGATCACCGTATACA gAAGAAGCTCCCTTTACATCATCTTGTCTACAGGAGGCATCTTCCTCCTTGTGACCTTGGTGACAGTCTGTGCCTGCTGGAAACCCTCCAAAAG GAAACAGAAGAAGCTAGAAAAGCAAAACTCCCTGGAATACATGGATCAGAATGATGACCGCCTGAAACCAGAAGGTGAGCTCCCAGCCACCCATTCACCCCTCCCATCAACACTCAGATCAGTGGGCTGCTGGGAAAAGGCAGAACTGGGCGACAAGGAAAACAGCTCTGCAGGGACCCTTCCCCCACCAACTGCACGAAGACTGCAGAGGAGGGAGAGGTTTGGCCAAG CAGACACCCTCCCTCGAAGTGGTGAGCAGGAACGGAAGAACCCCATGGCACTCTATATCCTGAAGGACAAG GACTCCCCGGAGCCCGAGGAGAACCCGGCCCCGGAGCCTCGAAGCGCGACGGAGCCCGGCCCGCCCGGCTACTCCGTGTCTCCCGCCGTGCCCGGCCGCTCGCCTGGGCTGCCCATCCGCTCTGCCCGCCGCTACCCGCGCTCCCCAGCGCGCTCCCCAGCCACCGGCCGGACACACACGTCGCCGCCCAGGGCCCCGAGCTCGCCCGGCCGCTCGCGCAGCGCCTCGCGCACACTGCGGACTGCGGGCGTGCACATAATCCGCGAGCAAGACGAGGCCGGCCCGGTGGAGATCAGCGCCTGA